The sequence TCTTATACTGCACAATTAGTTCGTACTTTAGAGTACTTCGCTAACTTATAAGATTCGTTCTTATCATTAGTGAAATTTGAACAACTGTGAAATAATAAGCGGGGAAGCATCGCGCTTCCTCGCTTTTTTTATAAGGTTAAGAAAATCATTCTTTTCAAAAATAAAATTAGATAGGAGTAACTTTTAATGGCTAAAAAGACTATCAAAGATGTAGACTTAAAAGACAAAAAAGTTCTTGTACGTGTTGACTTTAACGTCCCTTTGAAAGATGGCGTGATCACAAACGATAACCGTATCGTTGCAGCACTTCCAACAATCAAATACGTAATCGAAAATGGTGGAAAAGCAATTTTATTCTCTCATTTAGGTCGTGTGAAAACAGAAGAAGATAAAGCTGGCAAATCATTAAAACCAGTAGCTGAACGTTTAGGCGAATTATTGGGCAAACCAGTAACTTTCGTTCCTGAAACTCGCGGAACTGAATTAGAAACAGCTGTTAACAACATGAAAGACGGCGACGTTTTAGTGTTTGAAAACACTCGTTTTGAAGATATCGATGGTAAAAAAGAAAGCGGAAATGATGCTGAATTAGGTAAATATTGGGCTTCTTTAGGCGATGTATTTGTGAATGATGCATTTGGTACGGCACACCGTGCGCACGCTTCAAACGTAGGAATCGCTTCAACTGGTATTCCAACAGTTGCTGGATTCTTAATGGAAAAAGAAATCAAATTCGTTGGTGAAGCAGTAACTGCACCAAAACGTCCGTTTGTTGCGATCTTAGGTGGCGCAAAAGTTTCAGACAAAATCGGTGTGATCGAAAACTTGATTTCTAAAGCAGATAAAATTCTTATCGGCGGCGGAATGACTTACACATTCTACAAAGCAAAAGGAATCGAAATCGGTAACTCACTTGTTGAAGAAGATAAAGTTGCTTTAGCAAAAGAATTGATCGAAAAAGCTGGTGACAAACTAGTATTACCAATCGATTCAGTATGTGCTAATGAATTCAGCAATGATGTTGAAACAGTCATCACTGATGGCGAAGCTGTACCAGAAGGTTACATGGGCTTAGACATTGGACCTAAATCAATTGAATTGTTCACTAAAGAATTAGAAGGTGCAAAAACAGTTGTTTGGAATGGACCAATGGGCGTATTCGAAATGAGCAACTTTGCTAAAGGGACAATCGGTGTATGTGAAGCAATCGCTAACTTAGCAGACGCAACAACAATCATCGGCGGCGGCGATTCAGCTGCAGCAGCAATCCAATTAGGCTTTGCTGACAAATTCACTCACATTTCAACAGGTGGGGGCGCAAGCTTAGAATTACTAGAAGGTAAAGAATTACCAGGATTAGCGGCAATCAACGATAAATAAAAAAAGTTGAACAAGCAGTTTAGACCTTGAGCGTTAATGGAAAAAAATATAGCGATGTTTTTCATCGCGAATTTTAGTCCATTAATGCCGATAGGTCTAGCTTGTGAAACTGGATTGGTATAACCAATCCAAACTATGCCATATCATAATAAGAAAAGGATGTGCTTTTCCATGCGTAAACCAATTATCGCTGGTAACTGGAAAATGAACAAAACTGCTTCAGAAGCGAAAGCTTTTGCAGAAGCAGTAAAAACAAAAATTCCTGCTAATAGTGCGGTTGATTCAGTAATCGGTTCTCCTGCTTTATTCTTACAAGAATTAGTAGAAGCGGCTAAAGGAACTGAATTAAAAATATCTGCACAAAACTGCTACTGGGAAAACTCAGGTGCATTCACTGGTGAAACATCTCCAGCGGCTCTTGCAGATTTAGGTGTTGACTATGTCATCATCGGTCACTCTGAACGTCGTGAGTATTTCCACGAAACAGACGAAGACATCAACAAAAAAGCCAAAGCAATTTTTGCAAACAACATGACACCAATCTTCTGTTGTGGTGAATCTTTAGAAACATACGAAGCAGGCAAAACTGCTGAGTGGATCGAAGGCCAAATCACAAATGGTTTAGTTGGTTTATCAAATGAGCAAGTATCTTCAATGGTCATTGCTTATGAACCAATCTGGGCAATCGGAACTGGTAAATCTGCTGATGCAAACATCGCGGATGAAATCTGTGGCGTTGTACGTTCAACTGTTGAAAAATTATACGGTAAAGAAGTATCAGAAGCTGTACGTATTCAATACGGCGGTTCTGTAAAACCTGAAAACATTGCTGAATATATGGCAAAAGAAAACGTTGATGGTGCTTTAGTTGGCGGAGCAAGCCTTGAAGCTGACTCATTCTTAGCTTTGTTAGACGCAGTTAAATAATCACGTCTTATAACAATATACGCGATTAATCGAAGTTTCATTGAATAATCTATGAATTATGCAAAAAATGTTTGCATAGCGCGCGTTTATTCACTACAATCATAATTAAGGGAATCGAATCCCCTTAGTATAAAACAAACTCAAAGGAGAGACAAAACATGTCAATTATTACTGATGTTTATGCACGCGAAGTCTTAGACTCACGCGGTAACCCAACAATCGAAGTAGAAGTATACACTGAAAGCGGAGCTTTTGGTCGTGGAATGGTTCCATCTGGAGCTTCAACTGGTGAATACGAAGCAGTTGAATTACGTGATGGCGACAAATCTCGTTACTTAGGTAAAGGGGTTGTTAAAGCAGTTGACAACGTGAATAACATCATCGCTGAAGCAATCATTGGCTACGATGTACGTGACCAAATGGCAATTGATAAAGCAATGATCGATTTAGATGGAACTCCTAACAAAGGTAAATTAGGCGCAAACGCTATTCTTGGTGTTTCAATCGCTGTAGCTCGTGCTGCTGCTGATTACCTAGAAGTACCTTTATACCACTACTTAGGCGGATTCAATACTAAAGTATTGCCAACTCCAATGATGAACATCATCAATGGTGGATCTCATGCTGACAACAGTATCGACTTCCAAGAATTCATGATCATGCCTGTAGGCGCTCCTACATTCAAAGAAGCTTTACGCTACGGTGCTGAAGTATTCCACGCATTAGCTGGAATCTTAAAAGCTCGCGGATTAGCTACTTCTGTAGGTGACGAAGGTGGATTTGCTCCTAACCTTGGTTCTAACGAAGAAGGTTTTGAAGTAATCATCGAAGCAATCGAAAAAGCTGGCTATGTACCTGGTAAAGATATCGTTCTTGCTATGGATGCTGCTTCTTCTGAATTCTACGATAAAGAAAAAGGCGTTTACGTTTTAGCTGATTCAGGCGAAGGCGAAAAAACAACTGAAGAAATGATCGCATTCTACGAAGAATTATGTGCGAAATACCCAATCATCTCAATCGAAGATGGATTAGATGAAAATGACTGGGATGGTTTCAAAAAATTAACTGTTGCATTAGGCGACAAAGTTCAATTAGTTGGTGACGATTTATTCGTTACAAACACAACTAAATTAGCTGAAGGTATTGAAAAAGGAATCGCAAACTCAATCCTTATCAAAGTGAACCAAATCGGTACTTTAACTGAAACATTTGAAGCAATCGAAATGGCGAAAGAAGCTGGCTACACTGCAGTTGTATCTCACCGTTCAGGTGAAACAGAAGATTCAACAATCTCTGATATCGCTGTTGCAACAAACGCTGGTCAAATCAAAACTGGTTCTCTATCACGTACTGACCGTATTGCAAAATACAACCAATTATTACGTATCGAAGACCAATTAGGCGAAGTTGCTGAATACAAAGGCTTGAAATCTTTCTACAACTTAAAAAACAAATAATTTTTAATTGATCATAAAGCAAAAAGGGACAACTGATTTTTTTCATCTTTTCTCCTTATACTCATACGTAAAACACCTCTTGTTTTAACAAGAGGTGTTTTTTTGTCTCTTTTTTCAGTTATACTGATAGTAATTCAATCGCCATTTTAAAGGAGAGGATAACGAAATGGAAAAGTTTTTAAGGGTTATATTTATAATCGGTCTTTCAATTACCTTAACGGCCTGTTCCTCCAATAAGAAAGTCGAAAAAGTTGCTAAAAAAGCTGTAGACAAACGATTGGTACATAAATTAGCAGGTTCTTGGCTAGCAGATAGTTATGATTATGGAAACTATAAAATAGTCTACGAAGAAAATAGGTTGATTTTCAATTCAACCGAATTAGAGATTGACTATACAAAAGAGAATAAAGTTTTTACACATAAACAAAAAGATAAAACAGTTCATTACATTTTTGAAGTAAAAGAAGATGAACTGATTGTTTATCCTAGCTATGAAATTGAGCAAAATAGTGACGAACTAATGGTAGGTGGAGATTTAGCACCAATCCAGCTGAAAAAGACATGAACGATATATGAGGAATGATTATCAAAAAGAAAAAATCGGTGCTATACTTAAAAGAAAAAGAGGAGGACCTATCATGAATCAATCAGATCTCCAAGCAATTATGAAAAAGCAACGCACTTTTTTTAACACAAACCAAACAAAATCGATTTCGTATAGAAAAGAACAACTTGAGCGGCTGCTAGAAAATGTTAAAAAACACGAAGAAGATTTCTATTGGGCTTTTGAAAAGGATCTTAAAAAACCTAAAGCAGAAGTATACGCTACCGAATTAGGTCTAGTTCTTTCTGCCATTAACGATATGCTCGAAAATCTGGATAAATGGACGAAACCTGTAAACAAACCAAGAGCAATTTCATCTTTATTAAACAAAAATACGGTTTTCTTAGAACCTTTCGGAACGGTTTATATTATCGGCCCTTTTAATTATCCCTTACAATTGACCTTAGTTCCGTTGATCGGTGCTCTCGCTGCGGGCAATTGTGCTATTGTAAAACCATCTTCAAAAACACCGAATGTAGCAGCAGTGATCGGAGCAGTTCTTGGAGAAACATTTGATGAGGAATATGTCAAAGTGCTATCGCCCAATTCTATTGATAATGCGTCAGTTTTAAAAGAGCCTATGGATTTCATCTTTTTTACAGGAAGTACTAAAGTCGGGAAAATTGTGATGGAAGCTGCGGCCAAACACTTGACTCCAGTTGTCTTAGAACTTGGAGGAAAAAGTCCAGCGATCGTAACGGAGCAGGCTGACATAGAAATTGCAGCTGAACGAATCATTTGGAGTAAATTATTGAATACTGGTCAAACATGCATTGCAACAGATTATGTCTTAGTGGATGAAAAAGTCAAAAACCAATTCATCAAAGCCTTGAAAGAAAAAATCATCGAATTCTACGGTCAATCGATTCAAGAAAATCCAGATTATGGTCGTATCGTTCAGGGCTCAGCGATTGATAAGTTTATCCAATTAATCGAGGAAAATCGTCGCTCACTTATTTATGGCGGAGAGTATGATCAGAAAACAAGATTTGTTGCGCCAAGTCTATTTGATATTGGCTTGACTCGTGAGAATAGTTTGATGGAAGAAGAATTATTTGGCCCTTTATTGCCAATCTGCACATATAGTCAATTAAGTGAGGCCATTCAATTTGTTAAAGAAGGGGAGAAACCTTTAGCAGTATATTTATTCTCAGATGATAGAACAAGTCAAAAACAGATTTTACATGAGCTTTCTTTTGGTGGTGGTGGAATCAATCAAACGATTCTTCATGTAGCCAACGATGATTTACCTTTTGGAGGAGTTGGTGCTTCTGGAATGGGGAATTATCACGGGAAATATAGTATTGAAACCTTCTCTCATAAGAAATCGGTTGTTTTTGGTAGAAAAGACTCAATGGCAAAATTGATTTATCCGCCTTATGATCAGAAGAAATTCGATTGGATCAAACGTTTATTGTAAATAGAATAGAATAAAGCTTAAAGCGCAGATTATCTAAACTTGCGCTTTAAGCTTATTTAGTTTGTTTTCTCTGCCTTTATACGGACAATCTCTATGATAAATCTAATCCCCGTTACTAAAAAGACAATTATTCCCGCAAAAAGGAAAAGAAATCCGATCGGTAAAAGGTAAAAATTTTCGTGTAAAATGCCTGTTTCATCAATATATTCTACTGAATTCATTTTGATGAAAAAACAGGCAAAACCAAAAAACAGCAGAAAACTCCCAATCAATGTGGTGATCATATTTAGTTTTGCTCGTCTTGTCTTGCTACCATCCTTGATTAGCTTTTCAGTCATATTATTCACATTACTTCCTCCTAGAATCAATTCATCAAGCGAAATATGAAAAATACTAGAAATCAGGATCAATAATTCAAGATCGGGAAGATTCCGGTTATTTTCCCAGTTTGAGACCGCTTGTCGGGTCACATTCAAACGGATCGCAAATTGTTCTTGTGTTAACTGATTTGTTGTTCTTAACTCTTTAATCTTGTCTCCAAATTCCATCGTCTAAATTCCTTTCGTTAATGTACCTTAAGCATAAAGAGATATCTTGTTATATTCAAGAAAGCATAGCTTGCAGACTGAATAATATAGAAGGAAAGAGTTGCTTGCATCGCCAGTTTAGCTGTGAAAATGCGGTTTTGGTGCTTATTAGATCCAGTCGAAGTAGCAAATTTTTTCGTATAAATAAATTATAGCATCTCTAATTTATAATAGGTTGAATAAGGTAATTTAATTAAAAATGGAATAATGTGTACCAAATAAAAAATGGTAAAATGCATATGTTTTCTTTTAAGATGCTTTATTTGTTATACTAAAATTAATGAAACGAAAGGAGGAAAATTTTATGAAAACAAGAGCTGAACTAAAAAGTGAAGCGAAAGACGTTTTACGTGGACGTTGGAAAGATAGTTTGTTGATGTGTTTGGTACCAACATTAGTTTCAATTGCAATAGGACTACTTATATTTTTTCTACTATTATTACCAACCATCACATTCGTTCAAAACAACCCTGATTTTGTAAACGGCACTTCAAGCTACGAAGGTAGTTCTGGTGGCGGCGGTGGAGGTTTCTTTGGGAGCATTATAGGTGCGTTGTTTAGTGCTGGTATTTCTTGGACATTCCTTGATCTTTTAAGAGGAAAAAAACAAAAAATCACCCCTTTTTCAGATGCATTCCGCGGTTTCGCAGGACCTGTGATTTTAGGTGTCATTTGTATTAGTCTATTAACACTTGTCTTTGTTACACTTTGGTCACTACTATTGATTATCCCAGGAATCATCAAAGGGTATTCGTATTCACAAGCATATTTTGTATATTATGATGGCTATGAAGAAACGGGCGTACGTCCAGGATTTTTAGACTCGATCACTCGCAGTAGAAAGCTTATGAAAGGCTATAAAGGACAATTGTTCTTATTAGACCTAAGCTTTATCGGTTGGCATATCCTAGCAATGTTGACATTGGGAATCGGTTATTTATGGTTAACGCCATACATCACTGCAACCAAAGCAGCATTTTATGAAAACTTACCAAAAACAATAGCAGTTTAAACAAGTGAAAGTATAAGTAAAACTAGTTTTTGGTTTTGCTTATACTTTTTTATTTTGCCTTAAAAAGGAATGGAGGATTGTTTATAATTTGTTTATTTTCTTGTTAGCACCTGTTTATTTGTACCCTTTATACTAAAGATAAGCAATAAGAAGTTATAGCTAATTACAGGAGGGAGCAAGAAATCATGAACAATAAAAAAATCATTGTAGGAGTATCAAGTTTAGTCTTATTATTAGCAGGATGTAGCGTTGGTGCACAAGAAACGTTAGGGACAAAAGGAAGCAGTCAACAGCAAACAGAACAAACAAAAAAAGGAAACAACAAAACCAAAGGGGACAAATTAAACCACATTTTAGGGAAAACGAATTGGCAAGGTACGAAAGTTTATGACAAAGACAACAATGACCTGACTGCTGAAAATGCTAACTTTATTGGTTTAGCTAAATACGATGCTGAAACAGGACGCTATGAATTTTTCGATGCGCAAACTGGTGAAAGCCGAGGCGATCGTGGTACGTTTTTCATCACAAATGATGGAACTAAAAGAATCTTGATTTCAGAAACAATGAATTATCAAGCGGTCGTCGGCCTGACTGAACTGACAAATAAAAAATTCACCTACACAAGAAAAGGCAAAGACAAAGCTGGAAATGAAGTAGATGTATTTGTGGAACATATCCCGTATAATAAAGAGAAGTTAAGTTTTACTGAAGACGAAAAACCTCTGAATACAACGACTGGAAAAATTGACACCAAAAAAGATGGCGCTAAAATTTTAGGCAAAACATTATGGAATGGGACAAAAGTCTTGGATGAAGCGGGTTCTGATGTTACTGAGAGCAATAAAAATTTTATCAGCTTAGCGAAATTCGATGCTGATACAAACAAATATGAATTTTTCAATTTAGATACAGGCATTAGTCGTGGTGATTTTGGTTACTTCGATGTTTTGAATCATAATAAAATTCGCGCACATGTCTCAATCGGTCAAAATAAATATGGTGCAGCACTTGAACTGACAGAGCTTAACGATAAGAAATTCACCTATAAACGAATGGGGAAAGACAAATCTGGCAATGACATTACAGTGTTTGTCGAACATGAACCATATGCTGGGCAATTCAAACCAGCATTTAGTTTTTAAGAAAACATCCAATAAAAATGCAGGTGTTTGATTTGATTGCATCAATTGTTTTAGCGTGAATAAGTAAAGGAGAATAACATGACTATAAAAAAACGTTTCCTTATTTCATATATTGGCGGTATTGCGATTGCTTGCGTATCATTAGTTTCAATCATCTGCATTGTTTTTTATGTAACCACAGGAAAAATTCCCAGTCCTGGAACGCTTTATAAAACATTTACGCAGCAGCGTTCATTAAGCCCAGAAGAAGAACTTGCTTATATCAAATTACGCGGCATAGCCAAATCAGATCCTGATCAGCTACTAACACCAAGTGGCGAGTTAAAAGATACGATCCAGAAATTTGAAGCTGAGTCATTAGGTGTTGTTGTGCGTAAACAAGAAACGATTGCTTATTATTCGCAAGAGTTAGTTGAAAAGTCATTGGTCGTTCATTTTCCTAAATTTGATGCGAATAATATAGAAACAAGAGGAACGATCGACAATGCCGGACGCTTGTACCGGTATATGAAGTTTGATTTTTATTTTAGCGACAAAATACCAGGTAGTTTATTGGTTTTAAAGAAAGAGAATAATTTTCTGGAATTCATGACCAAGTGGGGCGTGTGGGTCATTGTCGGGATCGTCCTCATTGCGATTGCAGGCTTACTATTTTTAAATCATTTATTAAAACAAACAATCATTCGTCCGTTGGAAAATTTAGGTGCAGGAATGTCTGAAATCAGGAAGGGTCATTTGGAAATCTCGATGACTGATTCTACGAAGGAAACAGCATCGGAAGTGAAACAATTAACAGATGATTTTGAAAAAATGCGGGAAGCCTTGATTCATTCAACTGAGGAGCAAGACAAACTTGAAAATAATCGCAAAGAGCTCGTCGCAAGTATTTCACATGACTTAAAAACACCCATCACATCGATCATCGGTTATGTGGAAGGGTTGTTAGACGGAGTCGCTGACACACCAGAAAAACAAGCAAAATATTTACAAACGATCCATACAAAAGCCATCTCATTGAACGAGTTGATCGAAGAATTATTTCTGTATTCAAAATTAGATGCTGCGGCCATTCCTTTTCATTTTGAAAAAATCAATATCAACGAATTCTTACAGCATATTATTGAGGAATTCCAGTTGCAGGATAATCAGGTTTCACTACGATTATCTAATCATCAAGAAATCGCGTATTATGTCTTAGCTGATCGCATGCAGTTGAATCGAGTATTTATTAATTTAATTGAAAATAGTTTGAAATTTAGAGCTAAGGACCGTCCGCTTGCAATTCAACTCGACATTTTTGAAACGGAACAAAGCGTGGCCATTCAACTAGCAGATAATGGTCAAGGGATTTCAAGAGAGCAGTTGCTGTATGTTTTTGACCATTTTTATCGAGGAGAAGAAGCTAGACCAACAAATACGGGAGGTAGTGGTTTGGGACTGGCCATCGTCAAACAGATTATTGAGATGCATGAAGGAGAAGTTGAGATTGAAAGCGAACTTCACCAAGGAACAACGGTTACGATTTTATTGAAAAAAGCCTGAGGAGGACAGCCAAATGTCAAAGGAGATAGCACATATTTTATTGATCGAAGATGACGCAAGTATTGCCGAATTACAAAAGGACTATCTAGAAATCAACCATATGAAAGCTGAAATTGCAAGTGATGGATTG is a genomic window of Enterococcus haemoperoxidus ATCC BAA-382 containing:
- the tpiA gene encoding triose-phosphate isomerase, giving the protein MRKPIIAGNWKMNKTASEAKAFAEAVKTKIPANSAVDSVIGSPALFLQELVEAAKGTELKISAQNCYWENSGAFTGETSPAALADLGVDYVIIGHSERREYFHETDEDINKKAKAIFANNMTPIFCCGESLETYEAGKTAEWIEGQITNGLVGLSNEQVSSMVIAYEPIWAIGTGKSADANIADEICGVVRSTVEKLYGKEVSEAVRIQYGGSVKPENIAEYMAKENVDGALVGGASLEADSFLALLDAVK
- the eno gene encoding phosphopyruvate hydratase, with the translated sequence MSIITDVYAREVLDSRGNPTIEVEVYTESGAFGRGMVPSGASTGEYEAVELRDGDKSRYLGKGVVKAVDNVNNIIAEAIIGYDVRDQMAIDKAMIDLDGTPNKGKLGANAILGVSIAVARAAADYLEVPLYHYLGGFNTKVLPTPMMNIINGGSHADNSIDFQEFMIMPVGAPTFKEALRYGAEVFHALAGILKARGLATSVGDEGGFAPNLGSNEEGFEVIIEAIEKAGYVPGKDIVLAMDAASSEFYDKEKGVYVLADSGEGEKTTEEMIAFYEELCAKYPIISIEDGLDENDWDGFKKLTVALGDKVQLVGDDLFVTNTTKLAEGIEKGIANSILIKVNQIGTLTETFEAIEMAKEAGYTAVVSHRSGETEDSTISDIAVATNAGQIKTGSLSRTDRIAKYNQLLRIEDQLGEVAEYKGLKSFYNLKNK
- a CDS encoding DUF975 family protein; translated protein: MKTRAELKSEAKDVLRGRWKDSLLMCLVPTLVSIAIGLLIFFLLLLPTITFVQNNPDFVNGTSSYEGSSGGGGGGFFGSIIGALFSAGISWTFLDLLRGKKQKITPFSDAFRGFAGPVILGVICISLLTLVFVTLWSLLLIIPGIIKGYSYSQAYFVYYDGYEETGVRPGFLDSITRSRKLMKGYKGQLFLLDLSFIGWHILAMLTLGIGYLWLTPYITATKAAFYENLPKTIAV
- a CDS encoding phosphoglycerate kinase — encoded protein: MAKKTIKDVDLKDKKVLVRVDFNVPLKDGVITNDNRIVAALPTIKYVIENGGKAILFSHLGRVKTEEDKAGKSLKPVAERLGELLGKPVTFVPETRGTELETAVNNMKDGDVLVFENTRFEDIDGKKESGNDAELGKYWASLGDVFVNDAFGTAHRAHASNVGIASTGIPTVAGFLMEKEIKFVGEAVTAPKRPFVAILGGAKVSDKIGVIENLISKADKILIGGGMTYTFYKAKGIEIGNSLVEEDKVALAKELIEKAGDKLVLPIDSVCANEFSNDVETVITDGEAVPEGYMGLDIGPKSIELFTKELEGAKTVVWNGPMGVFEMSNFAKGTIGVCEAIANLADATTIIGGGDSAAAAIQLGFADKFTHISTGGGASLELLEGKELPGLAAINDK
- a CDS encoding sensor histidine kinase; this encodes MTIKKRFLISYIGGIAIACVSLVSIICIVFYVTTGKIPSPGTLYKTFTQQRSLSPEEELAYIKLRGIAKSDPDQLLTPSGELKDTIQKFEAESLGVVVRKQETIAYYSQELVEKSLVVHFPKFDANNIETRGTIDNAGRLYRYMKFDFYFSDKIPGSLLVLKKENNFLEFMTKWGVWVIVGIVLIAIAGLLFLNHLLKQTIIRPLENLGAGMSEIRKGHLEISMTDSTKETASEVKQLTDDFEKMREALIHSTEEQDKLENNRKELVASISHDLKTPITSIIGYVEGLLDGVADTPEKQAKYLQTIHTKAISLNELIEELFLYSKLDAAAIPFHFEKININEFLQHIIEEFQLQDNQVSLRLSNHQEIAYYVLADRMQLNRVFINLIENSLKFRAKDRPLAIQLDIFETEQSVAIQLADNGQGISREQLLYVFDHFYRGEEARPTNTGGSGLGLAIVKQIIEMHEGEVEIESELHQGTTVTILLKKA
- a CDS encoding DUF4822 domain-containing protein, whose protein sequence is MNNKKIIVGVSSLVLLLAGCSVGAQETLGTKGSSQQQTEQTKKGNNKTKGDKLNHILGKTNWQGTKVYDKDNNDLTAENANFIGLAKYDAETGRYEFFDAQTGESRGDRGTFFITNDGTKRILISETMNYQAVVGLTELTNKKFTYTRKGKDKAGNEVDVFVEHIPYNKEKLSFTEDEKPLNTTTGKIDTKKDGAKILGKTLWNGTKVLDEAGSDVTESNKNFISLAKFDADTNKYEFFNLDTGISRGDFGYFDVLNHNKIRAHVSIGQNKYGAALELTELNDKKFTYKRMGKDKSGNDITVFVEHEPYAGQFKPAFSF
- a CDS encoding aldehyde dehydrogenase family protein, which translates into the protein MNQSDLQAIMKKQRTFFNTNQTKSISYRKEQLERLLENVKKHEEDFYWAFEKDLKKPKAEVYATELGLVLSAINDMLENLDKWTKPVNKPRAISSLLNKNTVFLEPFGTVYIIGPFNYPLQLTLVPLIGALAAGNCAIVKPSSKTPNVAAVIGAVLGETFDEEYVKVLSPNSIDNASVLKEPMDFIFFTGSTKVGKIVMEAAAKHLTPVVLELGGKSPAIVTEQADIEIAAERIIWSKLLNTGQTCIATDYVLVDEKVKNQFIKALKEKIIEFYGQSIQENPDYGRIVQGSAIDKFIQLIEENRRSLIYGGEYDQKTRFVAPSLFDIGLTRENSLMEEELFGPLLPICTYSQLSEAIQFVKEGEKPLAVYLFSDDRTSQKQILHELSFGGGGINQTILHVANDDLPFGGVGASGMGNYHGKYSIETFSHKKSVVFGRKDSMAKLIYPPYDQKKFDWIKRLL
- a CDS encoding DUF3955 domain-containing protein: MEFGDKIKELRTTNQLTQEQFAIRLNVTRQAVSNWENNRNLPDLELLILISSIFHISLDELILGGSNVNNMTEKLIKDGSKTRRAKLNMITTLIGSFLLFFGFACFFIKMNSVEYIDETGILHENFYLLPIGFLFLFAGIIVFLVTGIRFIIEIVRIKAEKTN